A stretch of the Acyrthosiphon pisum isolate AL4f chromosome A2, pea_aphid_22Mar2018_4r6ur, whole genome shotgun sequence genome encodes the following:
- the LOC100571522 gene encoding cubilin has translation MTDLTSNPALDNTKCGGRFTAPQGVIHTSNYPKNYDSNSSCMWYIEIAETHLVNLTFVDFSTRSFPTRNRDKVLVYDGDIHGKLLLNHSGNSIPPPVISSSNKLMVSFEVGNHDLRAKGFKAIYSTACGAKLITNTSGIITNNPSLTNSLNENCTWTIISDTLQSKVTLTFTHIDIVHPLENSVVGTTNNTNVQCSGGLFHTIFRILDGPDSDAPEILKFCKSNPIPPPIISNGPAMRIEFTDNSGALDSFTALYSVRSVACGGTYDSIRGTISSPNYPNNYFRDSECVWILKSSVGNLVSLNFIAFELEDDEFCNEDYVEVREGDSIGPVLGIFCGTNFPSNVTSSSTLWVKFRSNSDGSAKGFTADFKYASEIELTKQSGEISSPMYPKPYRDSDDYSWTITVDQKKQVQIVIKEFMTTSKIHSLKIYDGSNVNALVLYERSYTNFNTVFNETIISTDNTVYIKLTAGSRQVGGIYFLLYWTNVDAQFSKKPLFVYDVKYNKSSYDYFLSPSSNTSVIITSPGYPYGYKHNLNVTWTIHSEPHYHIEIEILDVDLYPIHSSSDVYYKDYFNIETVDPDTANTIFLKKVYKNTNQINDKKIVGKNKVKITFISNKSLNGTGFKVQAKLKCGGELRGPTGVINLSNFTSQLLDSPHSYLLRCSWNVTVRPGRTISVKFITMELLSCADSYVLLKNGFYEDSPLLGQGKYCNTTNIETLSTTDNKLQVGVSIMVHDNVKIAFEEKSVNCGGQIYLNDIYNVTQITSPSYPNIPPAHTECIWTVVATAGEQISVTIEDLVLDQMCEKEYIEFRDGAARFSKLIKHICGNNLVQNIETTENFLYIKYFTDLSVPNNGFKLNVTIAKCGGIRRSLQGAISSPKYPGSYESNMDCEYRIIVDFRHRIVLNFDVVSLKRRYPSIGVLPDVWHNNDTYDDTLSIYDIDPLNNTRVLLLTIFGSNIPPNPIKSSGQELVIKFKSHFRNGPFYSKNTDAKFLLTYDTEYNSCDQIYNVESGEISSPWYSNLNSRRFYCSYKITVPKGRMITVEIIKGKSIVQTCDSYLLIENALKEKFVVFQGDNTFGTSVCVDPVINPSSMNYIYESTSNQMELHYVYISGSQTGFQLKFSSNKPSICGGAIDASINGKIELPIRNITNFYCQWDLTNTNGSIVIEADFKINQTKVTCPYESILLAANEDENIMLKRYCPTSNTNDKFIIISPLPMTKLLLTAEKKSVNFTASLNYYTNMCGGVLRGQTITITSPNYPNNYKENTNCAWSVVLPEGENVIIRFNDIDLDSSCDNNHVIIHDGPSPGSPVLGKYCGNILPQNLVATSNELWIVFSSETGKNNSKGFNITLESTQSGCGNTYINEKGRISTKNYPNLYPNNEECEWTIGVLPNNKVSLQFVERFNLEQSVNCTKDYVQVFDFVNDNWEPLGNRLCGRQIPPTFKSSETKLKVRIRTDGDIQGEGFKAEWKSFCGGIFTKKSGKIFSPNYPAEYPKNVKCNFTILSPGENIELTFKSFDLEGSKCRYDNLTIYDKIGTFDDQSKHVIGTYCGDHAPNTFTFVNSVMMIFMSDNSVGKKGFEINYEFQGCGSEITTPGTIKSPISFDRLYGVFGYPRNSNCTWIIRAPPEQIVQLVFTKFRLESDYDDEAPEEERCPDDYVNIFDESDLKTNNYPGLGKFCGVLDNSLPEIKSKTNVMYVNFITDSSINDEGFVGEISFTYGEAKGCGGTIRLNKSNIIAGYTIKVPKISPKTYLNCGWLILLEQSYVAQMQLVTYTETPKCSLNTTDCRCSSLQFFDGPGPKALKIRQYCSGNVDYAPLLSSGSEAFIKYSYVETDVDVNFEIKIIPVTSVCGPTSLMVTNETQVLTSPNYPSAYGNNLICNWFLQSEPLNTVISLRFTDLDLENTTDCSSDYLEVYYTRWADTPYSNTIRMCHENHTFDIVDKITKGVKLKLHTDDRKTSKGFRLEYKSTSCQNTYDKPDGRILFSEDDTAREEECVFTISVGQSNLTISLYISSFHFWGPTLSNYLKVYDGPSVLSPLVTTLNDVSMIPAPIFSNGSTLTMAYKTYPRRGLLDMSYTSTDQGRGCGGKLFNVKGTVTSPMYPNLYRVSSTCRWDIAVPRPNSVKISFKVFKLGTRTTCDTDYLEMHNVDQITGVSSFVAKYCGGDTPAAHTSQTGAVFIRYVTTVHNAGTGWVLHFELNHNNP, from the exons atgacTGATCTAACATCCAACCCAGCGTTAGACAATACGA aatGTGGTGGAAGGTTTACTGCTCCTCAAGGAGTTATCCATACCAGTAATTATCCCAAAAATTATGATTCCAACAGTTCTTGCATGTGGTATATTGAAATAGCAGAGACTCATTTAGTTAACCTTACATTCGTTGACTTCAGTACTCGGAGTTTTCCAACACGAAATAGAGATAAAGTTTTAGTTTATGACGGCGATATCCATGGAAAACTACTCCTTAACCACTCTGGAAATAGCATACCACCACCGGTCATATCTTCATCTAATAAACTCATGGTATCATTTGAAGTAGGCAATCATGACTTACGAGCGAAAGGGTTTAAAGCAATATATTcgacg gcttgtggtgcaaaattaataacaaatacttCGGGGATTATCACAAATAACCCATCATTAACGAATAGTTTAAACGAGAACTGTACTTGGACAATTATATCTGATACCCTTCAGTCAAAAGTCACATTAACTTTTACGCATATTGATATAGTGCATCCTTTAGAAAATAGTGTGGTGGGGACCACAAATAATACTAATGTGCAGTGTTCTGGTGGTTTATTTCACACAATATTTCGAATTTTGGATGGCCCAGATTCGGATGCACCtgaaatattaaagttttgtaaATCAAATCCGATACCACCACCTATTATCAGTAATGGACCGGCTATGCGTATAGAGTTCACAGATAACTCTGGTGCGTTGGATTCGTTTACAGCTCTGTATTCTGTAAGATCAGTAG caTGTGGTGGAACGTATGACTCCATAAGAGGAACGATTTCTTCACCCAACtatccaaataattattttagagatTCAGAATGTGTTTGGATATTAAAGTCCTCTGTTGGAAATCTCGTGTCTTTGAATTTTATTGCTTTTGAATTAGAAGATGACGAGTTTTGCAATGAAGATTATGTAGAAGTTAGAGAAGGGGATTCTATCGGTCCAGTCTTAGGTATTTTTTGTGGCACAAATTTTCCATCTAATGTTACTTCAAGTTCAACACTTTGGGTCAAATTTCGTTCCAATTCTGACGGCTCAGCTAAAGGATTTACAGCAGATTTTAAAtatg caTCTGAAATTGAGTTGACAAAACAATCTGGAGAAATCTCTAGTCCAATGTATCCGAAACCATACAGAGATAGTGATGATTATTCATGGACAATAACTGTAGACCAAAAAAAACAAGttcaaattgtaataaaagAGTTTATGACTACCTCAAAAATTCatagtttaaaa ATTTATGACGGAAGTAATGTCAATGCATTAGTTTTGTATGAACGAagctatacaaattttaatacagtATTTAATGAAACTATAATATCAACCGACAATACTGTATACATAAAATTGACAGCTGGTAGTAGACAGGTTGGAGGTATATACTTTTTACTGTATTGGACAAATGTGGATGCGCAATTTTCTAAGAAACCACTCTTCGTGTATgatgttaaat ATAACAAATcgagttatgattattttttatcaccAAGCTCCAATACAAGTGTGATAATTACAAGTCCTGGTTATCCTTACGGCTACAAACATAATCTGAATGTAACATGGACAATTCATTCGGAACCACACTACCATATAGAAATTGAGATTCTAGACGTAGATCTGTACCCCATTCATTCATCTTCGGATGTTTATTATAAAGATTACTTTAACATCGAAacag ttGATCCTGATACTGCAAATACGATATTTTTGAAGAAAGtgtataaaaacacaaatcaaattaatgataaaaaaatagttggtaagaataaagttaaaataactttcatttcAAACAAGTCACTGAATGGTACGGGATTTAAAGTTCAAGCAAAATTAA AATGTGGAGGCGAATTACGCGGACCAACAGGagtaattaatttatctaattttacTAGTCAACTCTTAGACTCACCGCACTCGTATTTACTTCGTTGCTCTTGGAATGTTACTGTACGTCCAGGAAGAACTATTTCAGTTAAATTTATTACCATGGAATTGCTTTCATGCGCAGACAGTTATGTTTTG ttaaaaaatggtttttatgaaGATTCACCTCTCCTTGGCCAAGGTAAATACTGTAACACTACTAATATAGAAACATTATCCACGACTGATAATAAACTACAAGTTGGAGTCAGTATAATGGTACATGac AACGTCAAAATAGCGTTTGAAGAAAAATCAGTAAACTGTGGAGGacaaatttatttgaatgaTATATACAACGTCACCCAAATAACATCTCCTTCATACCCAAATATACCTCCAGCACACACAGAATGTATTTGGACGGTAGTAGCAACTGCTGGAGAACAAATATCTGTAACCATAGAAGACTTAGTTTTGGATCAAAT GTGTGAAAAGGAATATATCGAATTTAGAGATGGTGCCGCtcgattttcaaaattgataaaGCATATTTGTGGGAATAATCtagttcaaaatattgaaacaacGGAGAACTTTTTGTACATAAAGTATTTCACGGATTTAAGTGTACCAAACAATGGTTTTAAATTGAATGTCACTATAG CGAAATGCGGTGGTATTCGACGATCGCTCCAAGGCGCAATATCGTCACCGAAGTATCCTGGTTCATACGAGTCGAACATGGATTGCGAATACCGAATTATCGTCGACTTCAGACACCGTATCGTATTAAATTTCGATGTTGTGAGCTTGAAACGGCGGTATCCCAGCATTGGAGTATTACCGGATGTTTGGCACAACAACGATACATACGATGACACGCTGTCCATATACGACATAGACCCACTCAACAATACCA gggTATTGTTATTAACGATTTTTGGTTCCAATATACCACCGAACCCCATAAAATCATCCGGTCAGGAATTGGTGATTAAATTCAAATCACACTTTAGAAATGGGCctttttattcgaaaaatactGATGCAAAGTTTTTATTGACTTATGATACCGAGTACAATA gttgCGATCAAATTTACAATGTTGAGAGTGGTGAAATAAGTAGTCCTTGGTATTCCAATTTGAATAGTAGACGGTTTTACTGTTCATATAAAATAACCGTACCGAAAGGACGGATGATTACTGTTGAAATTATCAAAGGGAAATCGATCGTTCAAACTTGtgatagttatttattaatagaaaatgccttaaaagaaaaatttgtg GTTTTCCAAGGTGACAATACCTTTGGCACTTCAGTGTGCGTTGATCCTGTTATTAATCCTTCATCAATGAACTATATTTATGAATCAACATCGAATCAAATGGAACTTCACTATGTTTATATAAGCGGTAGTCAAACAGGGTTTCAACTGAAATTCTCGTCGAACAAACCTTCCA tttgtgGAGGAGCAATAGATGCTAGTATCAATGGTAAAATTGAATTGCCCATTAGAAATATTACCAACTTTTATTGTCAATGGGACTTGACTAACACGAATGGATCTATCGTAATAGAAGCAGATTTCAAAATTAACCAAACTAAAGTTACGTGTCCTTATGAATCTATTTTATTAGCTGCAAATG aggatgaaaatataatgttgaaaaGGTACTGTCCAACTTCAAATACGAacgataaatttattattataagtccaTTACCAATGACTAAACTTTTG ttaaccgcagaaaaaaaatcagttaattTCACAGCAagtcttaattattatactaatatgtgTGGTGGAGTACTACGTGGGCAGACAATTACCATTACAAGTCCAAATTATCCTAATAACTATAAGGAAAATACAAACTGCGCTTGGTCAGTAGTACTTCCTGAGggtgaaaatgttatt attcgtTTCAATGATATCGACCTTGATTCGTCGTGCGATAACAATCATGTGATAATACACGATGGACCTAGTCCTGGAAGTCCTGTATTGGGTAAATACTGTGGTAACATTTTGCCGCAGAATTTAGTAGCTACTTCAAATGAGCTATGGATAGTATTTTCATCTGAGACTGGAAAGAATAACAGCAAAGGGTTCAATATAACTTTGGAATCCACGCAGAGTGGATGCggaaatacttatataaacgAAAAAGGTAGGATATCTACCAAAAACTATCCAAACTTATATCCGAACAATGAAGAATGTGAGTGGACAATAGGAGTATTACCCAACAACAAGGTCAGCTTGCAATTCGTTGAACGATTTAATCTGGAACAAAGTGTAAACTGTACTAAAGACTATGTACAG gTTTTTGATTTCGTCAATGACAACTGGGAGCCACTAGGAAACCGACTGTGTGGTCGTCAAATTCCTCCTACATTCAAATCGTCGGAAACAAAGCTTAAAGTTCGTATAAGAACTGATGGTGATATACAAGGTGAAGGTTTTAAG gCCGAGTGGAAGAGTTTTTGTGGtggtatttttactaaaaaatctggaaaaatattttcaccgaACTATCCTGCAGAGTATCCAAAGAATGTGAAATGCAACTTTACAATTTTATCACCGGGAGAAAATATAGAACTGACTTTTAAATCATTCGATCTAGAAG GTTCCAAATGCCGGTATGACAATCTAACAATATATGACAAGATAGGTACATTTGATGACCAATCGAAACATGTTATTGGAACCTATTGTGGAGATCATGCACCAAACACATTTACGTTTGTGAATAGTGTGATGATGATATTTATGTCGGACAATTCTGTGGGAAAAAAAGGATTCGAAATAAATTACGAATTTCAAG ggTGTGGAAGTGAAATTACTACTCCGGGAACAATTAAATCCCCAATTAGTTTTGATAGATTGTATGGTGTTTTTGGATATCCACGTAATTCAAATTGCACGTGGATTATTCGAGCTCCGCCAGAACAAATTGTACAGCTTGt TTTTACTAAATTCCGCCTAGAATCAGATTATGATGACGAAGCTCCTGAAGAAGAAAGATGCCCAGACGATTATGTCAACATTTTTGACGAGTCTGATTTAAAGACTAACAATTATCCAGGCCTTGGAAAATTTTGTGGAGTTTTAGATAACAGTCTACCAGAAATTAAGTCTAAGACTAATGTTatgtatgttaattttattactgaTTCTTCAATAAATGACGAAGGTTTTGTTGGTGAAATTTCATTTActtatg gTGAAGCTAAAGGTTGTGGAGGTACAATCAGGTTgaacaaatcaaatattatagcCGGGTATACAATAAAAGTACCAAAGATATCACCAAAAACGTATTTGAATTGTGGATGGTTAATACTATTAGAGCAGTCATACGTCGCACAGATGCAATTGGTCACTTACACAGAAACTCCAAAATGCTCTTTAAACACAACAGACTGTAGATGCAGTTCTTTGCAG tttttcgaTGGTCCTGGACCTAAGGCATTAAAAATCCGTCAATATTGCTCCGGAAATGTCGATTATGCTCCATTATTATCGTCTGGAAGTGAAGCTTTTATTAAATACTCATACGTCGAAACGGACGTAGACGTTAATTTTGAGATAAAGATAATACCAGTGACAT CGGTTTGTGGTCCAACTTCACTGATGGTAACTAATGAAACACAAGTTTTAACGTCTCCAAACTACCCATCTGCATACGGAAATAATTTGATCTGCAATTGGTTTTTACAATCGGAGCCACTCAACACAGTTATTTCGTTACGATTCACTGATTTGGATTTGGAAAATACCACCGACTGTTCTTCTGATTATTTGGAAGTATATTACACACgg tgGGCGGATACCCCATATTCCAATACTATACGAATGTGTCACGAAAATCATACATTTGATATTGTGGATAAAATAACGAAAGGTGTTAAGTTGAAACTTCATACAGACGACAGAAAAACGTCAAAAGGTTTCAGACTAGAGTACAAAAGTACaa GTTGCCAAAATACATATGACAAACCCGACGGACGTATACTTTTTAGTGAAGATGACACGGCGAGGGAAGAGGAGTGTGTATTCACGATAAGCGTAGGACAGTCAAATTTAACTATTTCTCTTTACATTTCATCGTTTCATTTTTGGGGTCCGACTCTATCTAATTACCTCAAG GTGTACGACGGCCCGAGCGTTTTATCGCCGTTAGTAACCACATTGAACGACGTGAGTATGATTCCTGCTCCTATATTTTCGAATGGTTCGACATTAACGATGGCGTATAAAACGTATCCTCGCCGAGGGTTGTTGGACATGAGTTACACTTCCACGGATCAAG GTAGAGGCTGCGGTGGTAAATTGTTTAATGTCAAAGGTACGGTGACAAGCCCAATGTATCCTAACTTATACAGAGTGAGCTCCACGTGCCGATGGGATATTGCGGTACCCAGACCGAATTCAGTCAAGATTTCATTTAAAG TGTTTAAGCTCGGTACGAGAACGACATGCGACACCGATTATTTAGAAATGCACAACGTCGACCAGATCACGGGGGTGTCGTCGTTTGTCGCTAAATACTGTGGAGGA GATACTCCGGCGGCGCACACCAGCCAAACGGGAGCAGTTTTCATTCGTTACGTGACAACCGTTCACAACGCCGGCACTGGTTGGGtgttacattttgaattaaatcataataatccttaa
- the LOC100162858 gene encoding ribosome biogenesis protein NSA2 homolog isoform X1 translates to MPQNEYMERHRKLYGRRMDYEQRMRKKEAREPHLRSDKAKRLRGLKAKLYNKERRNEKIQMKKKIKEHEEKLQKKKEEKPKEGALPVYLLDRDVQSSAKVLSNMIKQKRKEKAGKWDVPIPKVRAQSDNEVFKVFRTGKSKRKGWKRMVTKVCYVGEGFTRKPPKFERFIRPMALRFNKAHVTHPELKATFCLPIIGVKKNPNSPMYTNLGVITKGTVIEVNISELGLVTQTGKVVWGKYAQVTNNPENDGCINAVLLV, encoded by the coding sequence atgCCACAAAATGAGTATATGGAACGGCACCGTAAATTATACGGTCGCCGTATGGATTATGAACAACGTATGCGTAAGAAGGAAGCTCGTGAGCCTCATTTACGTTCTGATAAGGCGAAACGTCTTCGTGGTCTTAAAGCTAAGCTCTACAACAAGGAGCGCCGCAATGAAAAGATTCAAATGAAGAAAAAGATCAAGGAACATGAagaaaaattacagaaaaagaAGGAAGAGAAACCCAAAGAAGGTGCATTGCCAGTTTATTTACTTGACAGAGATGTCCAATCAAGTGCCAAAGTACTCTCCAACATGATCAAACAGAAACGTAAAGAAAAGGCAGGTAAATGGGATGTACCTATACCCAAGGTGCGTGCTCAATCAGACAATGAGGTATTCAAGGTCTTCAGAACAGGCAAATCCAAGAGAAAAGGATGGAAGAGGATGGTCACAAAAGTATGTTACGTCGGCGAAGGATTTACTCGTAAACCTCCTAAGTTCGAAAGGTTTATTAGGCCAATGGCTCTGCGTTTCAATAAGGCTCATGTAACTCACCCCGAACTAAAGGCCACATTCTGTCTACCAATTATTGGTGTAAAAAAGAATCCTAATTCTCCAATGTATACTAATTTAGGTGTTATAACTAAAGGTACTGTAATAGAAGTAAACATCAGCGAGTTAGGTCTAGTAACACAAACTGGTAAAGTAGTATGGGGAAAATATGCACAGGTTACAAATAATCCAGAAAATGATGGTTGTATTAACGCTGTACTTTTGGTTTAA